A genomic window from Gemmatimonadaceae bacterium includes:
- a CDS encoding tetratricopeptide repeat protein, whose translation MLVVPLREPPVCGEWSYDDSELEEPRFVARRIDGVSAPTSKATPIQPIRVVVDSRAMAARAAAAAGPTPAAPRPMGEPMRAPRPTLEALRLAFDQTPGDTTRALAYVHALERSSDAAGALKAIERAESAGADTFAMLCARAGALGASLKYDDAAKALKQAAKLKPDHPDVLVQQGVLACRRGRWKDAIDPLQRGVAADPQHALGHYYVGEALNHADRLDEARAAYERAAELDPENWRALKGVGVVLDRLGRSPEAADWYRRAREAQRA comes from the coding sequence ATGCTGGTTGTCCCCCTCCGCGAACCGCCCGTGTGCGGCGAGTGGTCGTATGACGACAGCGAGCTCGAAGAGCCGCGCTTCGTGGCGCGCCGCATTGATGGCGTGAGCGCCCCCACGAGCAAGGCGACGCCGATCCAGCCGATTCGGGTCGTGGTCGACTCCCGGGCGATGGCGGCGCGGGCCGCCGCCGCGGCGGGGCCGACGCCCGCCGCGCCGCGCCCGATGGGCGAGCCGATGCGCGCCCCCCGGCCGACACTCGAAGCCCTGCGACTGGCCTTTGATCAGACACCCGGCGACACCACCCGCGCCCTGGCGTATGTGCACGCCCTGGAGCGATCCAGCGACGCCGCCGGGGCGCTGAAGGCCATAGAGCGCGCCGAGTCCGCGGGGGCCGATACCTTCGCGATGCTCTGCGCCCGGGCCGGTGCGCTCGGCGCCTCGCTCAAGTACGACGACGCCGCCAAGGCGCTCAAGCAGGCCGCCAAGCTCAAGCCCGATCACCCCGATGTCCTCGTGCAGCAGGGCGTCCTCGCCTGCCGCCGTGGGCGCTGGAAGGACGCCATCGACCCGCTGCAGCGCGGCGTGGCCGCAGACCCGCAGCACGCGCTCGGCCATTACTACGTCGGCGAGGCACTCAACCACGCCGACCGACTGGACGAGGCCCGCGCCGCCTACGAACGCGCCGCCGAGCTGGACCCCGAGAACTGGCGCGCGCTCAAGGGGGTCGGCGTGGTGCTCGACCGCCTCGGCCGCTCGCCCGAAGCCGCCGACTGGTACCGCCGCGCCCGCGAGGCCCAACGCGCGTGA
- a CDS encoding lasso peptide biosynthesis protein: MSDRQQRAANRRRSRTIAAAVILVAWLGGLGALAAREFFRDRSVIIAEAAMRLGPSATYFVVEQGGRQIGFASTTIDTTGTTFDVIDYFIADLPIAGRSFRASARSVITMSRALALRRFDVQVDIPEAPMSAVGTVEGDSAVRFVLRMPGQPSDTQRVAVRGPILVPTMLPATAMLIGTPSVGKSVTLPSFDPRTMAASDVTFRIAAESLFTVTDSARFDAASNLFVSAHDTTVVAWKLEPTDGSGFSGWVDAQGNVVLAQQPGGIVLRRMAYEIAFENWRRTRGEDGAATGGSALGDLLEGTAIAADALPGNRVLSALRVRLTGTSLAGFDLAGGRQRLRGDTLEVSAEPASALAADWSLATRDRAFRERYRAYLQEEPLLQVNNREIVNLAVRIAGNERDPRVVAERINRWVHDSLAKEITLTVPSALQVLRARRGDCNEHTQLYVALARAAGIPARIATGLAYVNGKFYYHAWPEIRLGDWVAVDPTFGQFPADAAHLRFVSGGLTRQGELLRLVGTLQVEVLDAR; this comes from the coding sequence GTGAGCGACCGCCAACAACGCGCCGCCAACCGACGCCGCAGCCGGACCATCGCCGCCGCGGTCATCCTCGTCGCCTGGCTCGGCGGCCTCGGCGCGCTGGCCGCCCGCGAGTTCTTCCGCGATCGCTCGGTCATCATCGCCGAAGCGGCGATGCGGCTCGGGCCCAGCGCGACGTACTTCGTGGTCGAACAGGGCGGACGGCAGATTGGCTTCGCGTCCACGACGATCGACACCACCGGCACGACCTTCGACGTCATCGACTATTTCATCGCTGACCTGCCGATCGCCGGGCGCAGCTTCCGCGCCAGCGCCCGGAGCGTGATCACGATGTCGCGCGCGCTCGCGCTACGCCGCTTCGACGTGCAGGTCGACATCCCTGAGGCGCCGATGAGCGCCGTCGGCACGGTGGAAGGCGACAGCGCGGTGCGCTTCGTGCTGCGGATGCCCGGCCAACCCAGCGACACGCAGCGGGTGGCCGTCCGCGGCCCGATCCTCGTCCCGACGATGCTGCCGGCGACCGCGATGCTGATCGGCACGCCGTCGGTCGGCAAGTCGGTGACGCTGCCGAGCTTCGATCCGCGCACGATGGCCGCCAGCGACGTCACGTTCCGCATCGCCGCCGAGTCACTGTTCACCGTCACCGACTCAGCGCGCTTCGATGCGGCGAGCAACCTCTTCGTGAGCGCCCACGACACAACGGTCGTCGCCTGGAAGCTCGAACCCACCGATGGCAGCGGTTTCAGCGGTTGGGTGGACGCGCAGGGCAACGTCGTGCTGGCGCAGCAGCCCGGCGGCATCGTGCTGCGGCGGATGGCGTACGAGATCGCCTTCGAGAACTGGCGGCGTACGCGCGGCGAGGACGGTGCCGCGACCGGCGGCTCGGCCCTCGGCGACCTCCTCGAGGGCACCGCCATTGCCGCCGACGCCCTGCCGGGCAACCGCGTGCTCTCGGCTCTGCGGGTGCGGCTCACCGGCACGTCGCTGGCGGGCTTCGATCTCGCCGGGGGCCGTCAGCGCCTGCGCGGCGACACGCTCGAGGTCAGCGCGGAGCCGGCGAGCGCCTTGGCGGCCGACTGGTCGCTGGCCACACGCGATCGTGCCTTCCGCGAACGCTATCGCGCCTACCTGCAGGAAGAGCCGCTGCTGCAGGTGAACAACCGCGAGATCGTGAACCTGGCTGTGCGCATCGCCGGCAACGAGCGCGATCCGCGCGTCGTGGCCGAGCGCATCAACAGGTGGGTGCACGATTCGCTCGCCAAGGAGATTACGCTCACCGTGCCCAGCGCCTTGCAGGTCCTGCGCGCGCGGCGCGGCGATTGCAACGAGCACACGCAGCTCTACGTGGCGTTGGCGCGGGCGGCCGGGATTCCGGCGCGCATCGCCACCGGCCTCGCGTACGTGAACGGCAAGTTCTACTACCACGCCTGGCCGGAGATCCGGCTGGGAGACTGGGTCGCGGTGGATCCCACGTTCGGGCAGTTCCCCGCCGACGCCGCGCACCTGCGCTTCGTCAGCGGCGGACTCACCCGTCAGGGCGAACTGCTGCGACTGGTCGGCACCCTTCAGGTCGAGGTCCTCGACGCCCGATGA
- a CDS encoding ABC transporter ATP-binding protein: protein MIEISKLTKRYGDFTAVNGIDLVVPRGELFGFLGPNGAGKTTTLRMMAGILKPTGGSIRVAGVDLVADPIAAKSKLGFIPDRPFIYEKLTGSEFLRFVAGLYDQEGPEVEHRARELLALFDLENWKDELVESYSHGMRQKLIISSAFVHRPEVIVVDEPMVGLDPKAARILKDLFREYTHRGHTIIFSTHTLEVAESLCDRLAIIVQGEIKAYGTMADLREQLQGGEKGLEELFLRLTGENAARDLMDVLDA, encoded by the coding sequence ATGATCGAGATTTCCAAGCTCACGAAGCGCTACGGTGACTTCACCGCGGTCAACGGCATCGACCTCGTCGTGCCGCGCGGCGAACTCTTCGGCTTCCTCGGCCCCAACGGCGCCGGCAAGACGACGACGCTGCGGATGATGGCCGGCATCCTCAAGCCGACCGGCGGCAGCATCCGCGTGGCCGGCGTGGACCTCGTCGCCGACCCGATCGCGGCCAAGAGCAAGCTCGGCTTCATTCCTGACCGGCCATTCATCTACGAGAAGCTCACCGGCAGCGAGTTCCTGCGCTTCGTGGCGGGGCTCTACGACCAAGAGGGGCCGGAAGTCGAGCATCGCGCTCGCGAGTTGCTGGCGCTGTTCGACCTCGAGAACTGGAAGGACGAGCTGGTGGAGAGCTACTCGCACGGGATGCGGCAGAAGCTCATCATCTCCAGCGCCTTCGTGCACCGGCCCGAGGTGATCGTCGTGGACGAGCCGATGGTCGGGCTCGACCCGAAGGCGGCGCGCATCCTCAAGGACCTCTTCCGCGAGTACACGCACCGCGGACACACGATCATCTTCTCGACGCATACGCTCGAGGTGGCCGAGTCGCTCTGCGACCGTCTTGCGATCATCGTGCAGGGCGAGATCAAGGCCTACGGCACGATGGCCGACCTGCGCGAACAGCTGCAGGGCGGCGAGAAGGGCCTCGAGGAGCTGTTCCTGCGCCTCACCGGCGAGAACGCGGCGCGCGACCTGATGGACGTGCTCGATGCATAG
- a CDS encoding GNAT family N-acetyltransferase produces MNPRIGPAHETDVAQLLSLNNRYASSGLTLARTPDFAANHLPDYRVLRDAQGGILGCVALDEYSPSVAEVISLAVDEDAHGNGYGRQLIAAAIELATARGYSDLFAVSYSDELFLSCGFERVPLDTYPEKIARYAKNKSEIEVGEKHCFAIRLAPAKPAPRSKRAKR; encoded by the coding sequence ATGAACCCGCGCATCGGCCCCGCCCACGAGACGGACGTCGCCCAACTGCTCTCGCTCAACAACCGCTACGCGTCGTCGGGCCTGACGCTGGCGCGCACGCCGGACTTTGCGGCCAACCACCTGCCTGACTACCGCGTGCTGCGTGATGCCCAAGGCGGCATCCTCGGCTGTGTCGCGCTGGACGAGTACTCCCCGAGCGTCGCCGAGGTGATCTCGCTCGCCGTGGACGAGGACGCGCACGGCAACGGCTACGGCCGCCAGCTCATCGCCGCGGCCATCGAGCTGGCCACGGCCCGTGGCTATTCGGACCTCTTCGCCGTCTCGTACTCCGACGAACTGTTCCTCAGCTGCGGATTCGAGCGCGTGCCGCTCGACACCTATCCTGAGAAGATCGCGCGCTACGCAAAGAACAAGTCGGAGATCGAGGTCGGCGAGAAGCACTGCTTCGCGATTCGCCTTGCGCCGGCCAAACCCGCTCCGCGCAGCAAGCGCGCCAAGCGGTGA
- a CDS encoding YIP1 family protein: protein MTAPDGSSVSTPPQASLAEDLIDIWFAPSTVFARRAQGGAWGPFLVTAVLMVALYFAALGSMPGVIDAEVARAVAEAQASNPALDGEQLETMRKVTEKAVAYGGLVFIPVVLLLIGVLVWLLAKVLGGSASFGAGVMIASFAYLPKTLELLLVIVQGFVFDTTGWTGRYQFSWGVGRFLDPTGAQGMVNFLGRLDVFTLWVTALCVIGLIQVAKVPRSKAYAAGAILWTLGALPALMQLASGK from the coding sequence ATGACCGCTCCAGACGGCTCGTCCGTTTCCACTCCGCCGCAAGCGTCCCTCGCCGAGGATCTCATCGACATCTGGTTCGCGCCGTCCACGGTGTTCGCGCGCCGCGCGCAAGGTGGCGCGTGGGGGCCGTTCCTCGTGACCGCAGTGCTGATGGTTGCCCTGTACTTCGCGGCGCTCGGTTCGATGCCCGGCGTGATTGACGCCGAGGTGGCCCGCGCGGTGGCGGAGGCGCAAGCGAGCAATCCAGCGCTCGATGGCGAGCAGCTGGAGACGATGCGCAAGGTCACGGAGAAGGCAGTCGCGTACGGCGGCCTCGTGTTCATTCCGGTCGTGCTCCTGCTGATTGGCGTCTTGGTCTGGCTGCTGGCAAAGGTGCTCGGTGGTAGCGCCAGCTTCGGTGCGGGCGTGATGATCGCGTCGTTCGCGTACTTGCCGAAGACGCTCGAACTCCTCTTGGTCATTGTCCAAGGTTTCGTGTTCGATACCACCGGGTGGACCGGTCGCTACCAGTTCTCTTGGGGCGTGGGGCGCTTCCTCGATCCCACCGGCGCGCAGGGGATGGTCAACTTCCTCGGGCGGCTCGACGTGTTCACGCTCTGGGTGACCGCACTGTGCGTGATCGGCCTCATCCAGGTGGCCAAGGTCCCGCGCTCCAAGGCCTACGCTGCCGGCGCAATCCTCTGGACGCTGGGTGCGCTACCGGCGCTGATGCAGCTCGCCAGCGGGAAGTGA
- the argJ gene encoding bifunctional glutamate N-acetyltransferase/amino-acid acetyltransferase ArgJ: MPAFHDTPRFPRGFRCASRNVGLKPDAKDLTLFASEVEATAAAVFTRNHFPGAPIVLGRETLKAGRLMGIIANSKVSNVATGAEGVANARRMAAAAAAELGTTPDRILVSSTGVIGVPLPIEKIERGVVGMRAELQDNPLVGAEGIMTTDTFPKAFSLSVGEATITWVAKGSGMIEPNMATMLAYIFTDAALDAATLDRLLREAVERSFNMLSVDTDTSTSDTCAILANGLAGAVDEQAFREALIAGCIRMTETLGRDGEGAEHLLRVTVRGALNDAEARRVAKSVLNSPLVKTMVHGADPNVGRLLMAVGKCFECRIQPSTTDAWINGFQVVRGGARLPFDDAVVREALTAEVVDLELALGVGEARAVAYGCDLSKGYVEENAAYYSS, translated from the coding sequence ATGCCCGCCTTCCACGACACCCCGCGCTTCCCGCGCGGGTTCCGCTGCGCCTCCCGCAACGTCGGTCTCAAGCCGGACGCCAAGGACCTCACGCTCTTCGCCAGCGAGGTCGAAGCCACCGCGGCGGCGGTCTTCACGCGCAATCACTTCCCCGGCGCGCCCATCGTGCTCGGCCGCGAGACGCTCAAGGCCGGACGGCTGATGGGCATCATCGCGAACAGCAAGGTGAGCAACGTCGCGACCGGTGCCGAGGGCGTGGCGAACGCGCGTCGGATGGCGGCGGCCGCCGCGGCGGAGCTCGGCACCACGCCGGACCGAATCCTCGTGAGCTCCACCGGCGTGATCGGAGTGCCGCTGCCGATCGAGAAGATCGAGCGCGGTGTGGTCGGGATGCGCGCTGAGCTGCAGGACAACCCGCTGGTCGGCGCCGAAGGCATTATGACCACCGACACCTTCCCCAAGGCGTTCTCGCTGTCGGTCGGCGAGGCGACGATTACGTGGGTGGCGAAGGGTTCGGGGATGATCGAGCCGAATATGGCGACGATGTTAGCCTACATCTTCACCGACGCCGCGCTCGACGCCGCAACGTTGGACCGCCTGTTGCGCGAGGCGGTCGAACGATCCTTCAATATGTTGAGCGTGGACACGGACACGTCCACCAGCGATACCTGCGCGATCCTCGCCAACGGGCTGGCAGGTGCGGTGGACGAGCAGGCGTTCCGCGAGGCGCTCATCGCCGGCTGCATCCGGATGACCGAGACGCTCGGGCGCGACGGCGAAGGCGCGGAGCACCTCCTGCGCGTGACCGTGCGAGGCGCACTGAACGACGCCGAGGCGCGCCGCGTCGCCAAGAGCGTCCTCAACTCGCCGCTGGTGAAGACGATGGTCCACGGCGCCGACCCGAACGTCGGGCGCCTGCTGATGGCGGTGGGCAAGTGCTTCGAGTGCCGCATCCAGCCGTCCACGACCGATGCGTGGATCAATGGCTTCCAGGTGGTGCGCGGCGGCGCGCGGCTGCCCTTTGACGATGCCGTCGTGCGCGAGGCGCTGACGGCCGAGGTCGTGGACCTCGAACTCGCACTCGGCGTCGGCGAGGCGCGGGCGGTGGCCTACGGCTGCGACCTCAGCAAGGGCTACGTGGAGGAGAACGCGGCGTACTACTCGAGCTGA